One Nocardia huaxiensis genomic window, TTCCGACGAGGTCACCGCGGAATTGCGGGAGTACGGCGAGATCTACCGGACCAATCCCGGCGTGCCCAGATTCATGATTCCGCTGGCGCGTCCGGTCATGCCGGGGGCCAGCGGCGAGATCGTGGTGATCAACAGCCCGCGCATGGTCCGTGAGGCGTACACCCAACCCAAGGGCTACATCGACTTCGAGGCGGGCAAGGACCCCTGGCTGCGCTTCGGCCTGGGCATGAATACCCCGTTCCTGCTCGACGGCGAGTCGCACCGCACGGTGCGCCGGGCCCTCACGCCCGAGCTCACCCAAAAGCAGGTGGAGACCTACCGGGCCATGAGCGTCGAAGTGCTGGACCGCCATATCGACGAGCTGCCCTTGCATCGGAAGGTCTCGATGCAGAAGTTCTTCTACCGCTTCACCCAGGAGATCGTGCTACGTGTCGTCTTCGGCATGGCGGATCCGCGCGAGATCGACGAATACCGTTCCGCGCTGAACCGATTCGTCCGCCTGGGCATGGATTCCATCGGCCGTTGGGTGACCGCGACCGCGATCGGCATTGTGCTCGACAACTATCGTCGGCACAGCGACATCCTGCCACCCGTCGCACGCGCGCCCAAGGTGCGCCTGGACCGGCTCATCGAAGCCAAGATGGCGCAGTTCCGTGCCCATCCCAGTGACGACTGCATCGCGGGCAGGCTGATGAAGGCGACCGCCGGCGATCCGTTCTGGACCGACGCGGTGCTACTCGACTACTTGCGCACGCTCCTGCTTGCCGGGCACGAAACCTCGGTCACCGCATACAGTTTCACGCTGGACCTGCTGTTGCACCATCCGGAGGAGGCCGCGAAGGTGACCGCGGAGGCGCGCGCGGCCACGACCGATCGCTACGCGCAGGCCGCGAACAATGAAGGGCTGCGGCTGCGTTCACCCATCTGGGGGTTGCCGATCATCCCGCGCCGCGACATCGTGGTCGGCGGCTACCGGGTCAAGCAGGGCACGTTCCTGTTCACCATGCCGTCAGCGCTGCACAGCGACCCGGACGCGTATCCCGAGCCACGCGAGTTCAAGCCTGAACGGTTCCTCGACAAGGCTCCCGACCGGTTCGGCTTCATGTCCTTCAGCGCGAACCAGCATCGCTGCCCGGGCATCAACTTCTACATGATCGAAGCGAATATCGTGTTGCACCGGCTGTTCGGGCGGCTCGACATGCGGCCCGCGCGCAGCAAGCCCGAACGCAGCCATCTGGCGTTGACCGCCTTCACCCGGCCCGCACACGGGGCCAAGGTGATCGTGGAGAATCGCAGGCCCGCGCAGACCGTGCCCATCTTCAAGATCAGCGATGCGGATCGTGTGCGCGCCGCCACCATGCGCGCTCCGGTACCCGAGGACTTCCCGCGCGACGCCTCACCCCAGGTGACCGAACCCGCCTTGCCGAGCGGCGCACCCGACACGGTGCGGGTGTGTCCGTTCGCCGAAGGCAATGGGAAGGGGTAGGGCAAAAAGGATCGCCGAACGTATCCGGCCCATCGCTGAAAGGCAGTGGGTCGGACATGTTCTTGCGGCGATGCGTTCAGGCGGCAGTCCAGCGCGCGGCGTCGGTGGCGGCCAGGATCGACCGGTTGAACGCGCTGAAGGCGCGTACCGCGGCCCGGGCGTCCGGCAGTATGTCGTGGCCGTTCTGGAATTCGTGGAATCCCCTGTCCCACACCTGGATCAGGCACGGCACGCCCGCATCCGCACAGCGCTGCGCTATTTCGTCCACATCCGACATCAGCACCTCGGTGGAACCGATCTGGATGAAAACCGGTGGCATGCCGGTGAAGTCGTGGTTCACCGGCGACCACGCCGGATCCAGCTTGCCGTCCACGGCATAGGCCCACAGCGGTGGAATCGCGTAGGACTCGCCCGACAGCAGCGCGTCGGTGGCGTTGTTGGGGTGCGCGATCTTGGCGGTGGCGTCGAAATTGGCCCACGGGCTCATGGCCGCGATGGCGCCGGGCGTCGGCAGCCCGCGATCACGCGCGGTCAGTGCGGTCGCGAAAGCCAGTCCGCCACCGGCGGAATCGCCGCCCACGATGATCCGCTCGGCGGGGAATCCCTGGTCCAGCAGGTGCGTGTAGGCGGTGACGCAGTCCTCGACGGTCTCGGTGATGTGCGCGGCGGGAATCATCCGGTAATCCACATTGAAGACCGGCATGTCGCTTTCGCGCGCGACCCGCGACACCAGCCGGCGGTGGGTGTTCAACCCGCAGGCGATGAGTCCGCCGCCGTGCATCCACAGCAGCGCCGAATCTCGGTGTCGCAGCGGTGCGGGCATGCTGCGATGCCACACCCATTCGGCGCGAAACTTCTCGAACCGCACCATTTGTCGCCTAGTGCCCCGCCTGGCGGGGAGCACCCGCGCGGGCGGATCGGCCAAGTGCGACACCCAGAAGATCTCGGCGCGTCCGTTGACCGCCGGGATCTTGGAAAGGCCTACCAGCGCGTCGATGCCGCGCCGGGCGGTGTGGCGTACCACCCCGTGCACCGTTCGCTGCAGAGGGCCTGCGCGGTTGGCGAGTTGGACCGTCACAGTGGACGGGACGTTATCGGTGAGCCGATCGT contains:
- a CDS encoding cytochrome P450, whose translation is MVTVNGVDDRPAPTPDVLPRSRFQGNHEYPLPPTPVLGGIPLGTQVRMAITAIRLGLSGTAWVGLTDSDEVTAELREYGEIYRTNPGVPRFMIPLARPVMPGASGEIVVINSPRMVREAYTQPKGYIDFEAGKDPWLRFGLGMNTPFLLDGESHRTVRRALTPELTQKQVETYRAMSVEVLDRHIDELPLHRKVSMQKFFYRFTQEIVLRVVFGMADPREIDEYRSALNRFVRLGMDSIGRWVTATAIGIVLDNYRRHSDILPPVARAPKVRLDRLIEAKMAQFRAHPSDDCIAGRLMKATAGDPFWTDAVLLDYLRTLLLAGHETSVTAYSFTLDLLLHHPEEAAKVTAEARAATTDRYAQAANNEGLRLRSPIWGLPIIPRRDIVVGGYRVKQGTFLFTMPSALHSDPDAYPEPREFKPERFLDKAPDRFGFMSFSANQHRCPGINFYMIEANIVLHRLFGRLDMRPARSKPERSHLALTAFTRPAHGAKVIVENRRPAQTVPIFKISDADRVRAATMRAPVPEDFPRDASPQVTEPALPSGAPDTVRVCPFAEGNGKG
- a CDS encoding alpha/beta hydrolase, producing the protein MTGSDSTHDRLTDNVPSTVTVQLANRAGPLQRTVHGVVRHTARRGIDALVGLSKIPAVNGRAEIFWVSHLADPPARVLPARRGTRRQMVRFEKFRAEWVWHRSMPAPLRHRDSALLWMHGGGLIACGLNTHRRLVSRVARESDMPVFNVDYRMIPAAHITETVEDCVTAYTHLLDQGFPAERIIVGGDSAGGGLAFATALTARDRGLPTPGAIAAMSPWANFDATAKIAHPNNATDALLSGESYAIPPLWAYAVDGKLDPAWSPVNHDFTGMPPVFIQIGSTEVLMSDVDEIAQRCADAGVPCLIQVWDRGFHEFQNGHDILPDARAAVRAFSAFNRSILAATDAARWTAA